The Pseudomonas asiatica genome has a segment encoding these proteins:
- a CDS encoding DegQ family serine endoprotease, which translates to MFAAVLMLGQVLSAQAEEALPDFTTLVEQASPAVVNISTKQKLPDRRMAAGQMPDLEGLPPMFREFFERNMPQQPRSPRGDRQREAQSLGSGFIISSDGYVLTNNHVVADADEIIVRLSDRSELQAKLVGTDPRTDVALLKVEGKNLPTVKLGDSEKLKVGEWVLAIGSPFGFDHSVTKGIVSAKGRTLPNDTYVPFIQTDVAINPGNSGGPLFNMNGEVVGINSQIFTRSGGFMGLSFAIPIDVAIDVSNQLKKDGKVSRGWLGVVIQEVNKDLAESFGLDKPAGALVAQVLENGPAAKGGLQVGDVILSMNGQPIVMSADLPHLVGSLKDGEKAKLEIIRNGKRQNLDISVGALPDDDADIGTGAEGSAERSSNRLGVSVADLTAEQKKALELKGGVVIKEVQDGPAAMIGLRPGDVISHLNNQAIGSAKEFTEIAKELPKNRSVSMRVLRQGRASFITFKLAE; encoded by the coding sequence ATGTTCGCCGCCGTGCTGATGCTCGGCCAGGTGCTCAGCGCCCAGGCCGAGGAAGCCCTGCCGGACTTCACTACCCTGGTCGAGCAGGCCTCGCCAGCCGTGGTCAACATCAGTACCAAGCAGAAGCTGCCGGACCGCCGCATGGCCGCCGGGCAGATGCCCGACCTGGAAGGCCTGCCGCCGATGTTCCGCGAGTTCTTCGAGCGCAACATGCCGCAGCAGCCGCGCTCGCCGCGTGGCGACCGCCAGCGCGAGGCCCAGTCGCTGGGTTCGGGCTTCATCATTTCCAGCGATGGCTACGTGCTGACCAACAACCACGTGGTAGCTGATGCCGACGAGATCATCGTCCGCCTGTCGGACCGCAGCGAGCTGCAGGCCAAGCTGGTCGGCACCGATCCGCGCACCGACGTGGCCCTGCTCAAGGTCGAGGGCAAGAACCTGCCGACCGTCAAGCTGGGTGATTCCGAGAAGCTCAAGGTGGGCGAGTGGGTACTGGCCATCGGTTCGCCGTTCGGCTTCGACCATTCGGTGACCAAAGGTATCGTCAGCGCCAAGGGGCGCACCCTGCCCAACGACACTTACGTACCGTTCATCCAGACGGACGTTGCCATCAACCCGGGCAACTCCGGCGGCCCGCTGTTCAACATGAACGGCGAAGTGGTGGGTATCAACTCGCAGATCTTCACCCGTTCCGGCGGTTTCATGGGCCTGTCGTTCGCCATCCCGATCGATGTGGCGATCGATGTCTCCAACCAGCTGAAGAAAGACGGCAAGGTCAGTCGCGGCTGGCTGGGCGTGGTGATCCAGGAGGTCAACAAGGACCTGGCTGAGTCGTTCGGCCTGGACAAGCCGGCCGGTGCCCTGGTGGCCCAGGTGCTGGAAAACGGCCCGGCAGCCAAGGGCGGCCTGCAGGTGGGTGACGTGATCCTGAGCATGAACGGCCAGCCGATCGTCATGTCGGCCGACCTGCCGCACCTGGTCGGCAGCCTCAAGGACGGCGAAAAGGCCAAGCTGGAGATCATCCGCAACGGCAAGCGCCAGAACCTCGACATCAGCGTTGGCGCACTGCCGGACGACGATGCCGACATCGGTACCGGCGCCGAAGGCAGCGCCGAGCGCAGCAGCAACCGCCTGGGCGTCTCGGTGGCCGACCTGACCGCCGAGCAGAAGAAAGCCCTGGAGCTCAAGGGTGGCGTGGTCATCAAGGAAGTCCAGGATGGCCCGGCCGCGATGATCGGCCTGCGCCCGGGTGACGTGATCAGCCACCTGAACAACCAGGCCATCGGTTCGGCCAAGGAATTCACCGAAATCGCCAAGGAACTGCCGAAGAACCGTTCGGTGTCGATGCGCGTGCTGCGTCAGGGCCGTGCCAGCTTCATTACCTTCAAGCTGGCTGAATAA
- the lepA gene encoding translation elongation factor 4, whose protein sequence is MSDLSHIRNFSIIAHIDHGKSTLADRFIQMCGGLSAREMEAQVLDSMDLERERGITIKAHSVTLNYKAQDGKVYQLNFIDTPGHVDFTYEVSRSLAACEGALLVVDAGQGVEAQSVANCYTAIEQGLEVMPVLNKMDLPQADPDRVKDEIEKIIGIDATDAVACSAKSGMGVDEVLERLVQTIPAPEGDIEAPLQALIIDSWFDNYLGVVSLVRVRHGRVKKGDKILVKSTGKVHLVDSVGVFTPKHTQTADLKAGEVGFIIASIKDIHGAPVGDTLTLSATPEVEVLPGFKKIQPQVYAGLFPVSSDDFEDFRDALQKLTLNDSSLQYMPESSDALGFGFRCGFLGMLHMEIIQERLEREYDLDLITTAPSVIYELELKTGETITVDNPSKLPDVSAVADFREPIVTATILVPQEHLGNVITLCIEKRGVQRDMQFLGSQVQVRYDLPMNEVVLDFFDRLKSTSRGYASLDYHFDRYQSANLVKLDVLINGDKVDALALIVHRDNAAYKGRALTEKMKELIPRQMFDVAIQAAIGGQIIARTTVKALRKNVLAKCYGGDVSRKKKLLEKQKAGKKRMKQVGNVEIPQEAFLAVLRLDS, encoded by the coding sequence GTGAGTGATTTGAGTCATATCCGCAATTTCTCCATCATCGCCCACATCGACCATGGCAAGTCGACGCTGGCCGACCGTTTCATCCAGATGTGCGGTGGCCTGTCGGCACGCGAGATGGAAGCCCAGGTGCTCGATTCCATGGACCTGGAGCGTGAGCGCGGTATCACCATCAAGGCCCACAGCGTCACGCTCAACTACAAGGCGCAGGACGGCAAGGTCTACCAGCTGAACTTCATCGATACCCCCGGCCACGTCGACTTCACCTACGAAGTCTCGCGTTCGCTGGCGGCCTGTGAAGGCGCGCTGCTGGTGGTGGATGCTGGCCAGGGCGTCGAGGCCCAGTCCGTAGCCAACTGCTACACCGCCATCGAGCAGGGCCTTGAGGTCATGCCGGTACTGAACAAGATGGACCTGCCCCAGGCCGATCCGGATCGCGTCAAGGACGAGATCGAGAAGATCATCGGCATCGACGCCACCGACGCCGTGGCCTGCAGTGCCAAGAGCGGCATGGGCGTGGACGAGGTGCTCGAGCGCCTGGTGCAGACCATCCCCGCGCCGGAAGGCGATATCGAGGCGCCGCTGCAGGCACTGATCATCGACTCCTGGTTCGACAACTACCTGGGCGTGGTCTCGCTGGTGCGCGTACGCCACGGCCGCGTCAAGAAAGGCGACAAGATCCTGGTCAAGTCCACCGGCAAGGTGCACCTGGTCGACAGCGTGGGCGTGTTCACCCCGAAACACACCCAGACCGCCGACCTGAAGGCCGGCGAAGTGGGCTTCATCATTGCCAGCATCAAGGACATCCACGGTGCCCCGGTCGGTGACACCCTGACCCTGTCCGCGACCCCTGAGGTCGAAGTGCTGCCAGGCTTCAAGAAGATCCAGCCGCAGGTCTACGCCGGCCTGTTCCCGGTCAGCTCCGACGACTTCGAGGACTTCCGCGATGCGCTGCAGAAGCTGACCCTGAACGACTCGTCGCTGCAGTACATGCCGGAAAGCTCCGACGCCCTGGGCTTCGGCTTCCGTTGCGGCTTCCTCGGCATGCTGCACATGGAGATCATCCAGGAGCGCCTGGAGCGCGAATACGACCTGGACCTGATCACCACGGCGCCAAGCGTGATCTACGAGCTGGAACTGAAAACCGGCGAGACCATCACCGTCGACAACCCGTCGAAGCTGCCAGACGTCTCGGCGGTCGCCGACTTCCGCGAGCCGATCGTCACTGCCACCATCCTGGTACCGCAGGAACACCTGGGCAACGTCATCACCCTGTGCATCGAGAAGCGTGGCGTGCAGCGCGACATGCAGTTCCTCGGCAGCCAGGTGCAGGTGCGCTACGACCTGCCGATGAACGAAGTGGTGCTGGACTTCTTCGACCGCCTCAAGTCCACCAGCCGCGGCTATGCTTCGCTGGACTATCATTTCGATCGCTACCAGTCGGCCAACCTGGTCAAGCTGGATGTACTGATCAACGGCGACAAGGTCGATGCCCTGGCATTGATCGTGCACCGCGACAACGCGGCCTACAAAGGCCGTGCGTTGACCGAGAAGATGAAGGAACTGATCCCTCGGCAGATGTTCGATGTGGCGATCCAGGCAGCTATCGGCGGCCAGATCATCGCGCGGACAACCGTCAAGGCGCTCAGAAAGAACGTACTGGCCAAGTGCTACGGTGGTGACGTCAGCCGTAAGAAGAAGCTGCTGGAGAAGCAGAAGGCCGGTAAGAAACGCATGAAACAGGTGGGTAACGTGGAGATTCCACAGGAAGCCTTCCTCGCCGTGCTCAGGTTGGATAGCTAG
- a CDS encoding MucB/RseB C-terminal domain-containing protein, producing the protein MRALPLLSLLIGSCMTVPALAANSSPEASEWLSKLAQAEQKQSYQGSFVYERNGSFSSHEIWHRVDDGKVSERLLQLDGAAQEIVRVDGKVECVSGALASGVTTPPDTAQRVLDPLKLMGWYDLSVAGKSRVAGRDAVIVTLTPRDQHRYAFELHLDRATGLPLRSLMVNDKGQLLERFQMTRLDTEAPSDDDLRASAACKPVQHVAAAANDTVAGWRSDWLPPGFELVNSSVRRDPKNDSTVSSLMYDDGLARFSVFLELVKDEGGTDMRTQLGPTSAVSRRLNTPKGKVMVTVVGEIPLGTAERVALSMRPQDGQARQ; encoded by the coding sequence ATGCGCGCGCTACCTCTCCTGTCGCTGCTGATTGGCAGCTGCATGACGGTGCCAGCATTGGCGGCCAATTCCTCGCCCGAGGCGAGCGAGTGGCTGAGCAAGCTGGCACAGGCCGAGCAAAAGCAGAGCTACCAAGGCTCTTTTGTCTACGAACGCAATGGCAGCTTCTCTTCCCACGAGATCTGGCACAGGGTCGACGACGGCAAGGTCAGCGAGCGGCTGTTGCAGCTCGATGGCGCCGCCCAGGAGATCGTGCGCGTGGATGGCAAGGTAGAGTGCGTCAGCGGGGCCTTGGCCAGTGGTGTGACGACGCCCCCGGACACCGCGCAGCGTGTGCTTGATCCGCTGAAACTGATGGGCTGGTATGACTTGAGCGTGGCGGGCAAGTCACGGGTCGCCGGGCGCGATGCCGTGATCGTGACGCTCACCCCGCGCGACCAGCACCGTTATGCCTTCGAATTGCACCTGGACCGTGCTACCGGCCTGCCGCTGCGCTCGTTGATGGTCAACGACAAGGGGCAGTTGCTGGAGCGCTTCCAGATGACCCGTCTCGATACCGAAGCACCTAGCGACGACGACCTGCGCGCCAGCGCTGCGTGCAAGCCGGTGCAGCATGTGGCCGCTGCCGCCAATGACACGGTCGCCGGCTGGCGTTCGGACTGGCTGCCGCCTGGCTTCGAACTGGTCAACAGCTCGGTACGCCGCGACCCCAAGAATGACAGCACGGTCAGCAGCCTGATGTACGACGATGGCCTGGCGCGCTTCTCGGTGTTCCTCGAGCTGGTAAAGGATGAGGGCGGGACCGACATGCGTACCCAGCTTGGCCCGACTTCGGCGGTCTCGCGTCGGCTGAACACGCCCAAGGGCAAGGTGATGGTCACTGTGGTCGGCGAGATCCCGCTGGGTACCGCAGAGCGTGTGGCGCTGTCGATGCGCCCCCAGGATGGCCAGGCGCGCCAGTGA
- the lepB gene encoding signal peptidase I, whose protein sequence is MSLNFPLLLVIAVFVCGLLGLIDLLFLAPRRRAAIANYQGSVSQPEMAVVERLGKEPLLVEYGKSFFPVLFIVLVLRSFLVEPFQIPSGSMKPTLEVGDFILVNKFSYGIRLPVIDKKVIEVGDPQRGDVMVFRYPSDPNVNYIKRVVGLPGDQVRYTSDKRLFVNGQPIAEQLVGTEPGTLGSAELYKEKLGEAEHLIRKEMSRYRMPPDQQWTVPAGHYFMMGDNRDNSNDSRYWDDPNIPKELHGMVPDRNIVGKAFAVWMSWPEPKLSHLPNLSRVGLIH, encoded by the coding sequence ATGTCGCTAAATTTCCCGCTGTTGCTAGTCATCGCCGTCTTCGTCTGCGGCCTGCTGGGCTTGATCGACCTGCTGTTCCTGGCTCCGCGCCGGCGTGCGGCAATCGCCAACTACCAGGGCAGCGTCAGCCAGCCCGAGATGGCGGTGGTCGAGCGCCTGGGCAAGGAACCGTTGCTGGTCGAGTACGGCAAGTCGTTCTTCCCGGTGCTGTTCATCGTGCTGGTGCTGCGTTCGTTCCTGGTCGAGCCGTTCCAGATCCCTTCGGGGTCGATGAAGCCGACCCTGGAAGTGGGCGACTTCATCCTGGTGAACAAGTTCTCGTACGGCATTCGCCTGCCGGTGATCGACAAGAAGGTCATCGAGGTGGGTGACCCGCAACGCGGTGATGTGATGGTGTTCCGCTACCCGAGCGACCCGAACGTCAACTACATCAAGCGTGTGGTCGGCCTGCCGGGTGACCAGGTGCGCTACACCAGCGACAAGCGGTTGTTCGTCAACGGCCAGCCGATTGCCGAACAACTGGTGGGCACCGAGCCGGGCACCCTGGGCAGCGCCGAGCTGTACAAGGAAAAGCTCGGCGAGGCCGAACACCTGATCCGCAAGGAAATGAGCCGTTACCGCATGCCGCCGGACCAGCAATGGACCGTGCCGGCAGGCCATTACTTCATGATGGGCGACAACCGCGACAACTCCAACGACAGCCGTTACTGGGATGACCCGAACATCCCGAAGGAACTGCACGGCATGGTTCCGGACCGGAACATCGTCGGCAAGGCCTTCGCGGTGTGGATGAGCTGGCCAGAGCCCAAGCTCAGCCACCTGCCCAACCTGTCGCGGGTCGGTCTGATCCATTGA
- the rnc gene encoding ribonuclease III: MSAPLARLERKLGYTFKNQDQMLLALTHRSYAGRNNERLEFLGDAILNFVAGEALFERFPQAREGQLSRLRARLVKGETLARLARGFDLGDHLRLGSGELKSGGFRRESILADALEALIGAIYLDADMETARERVLAWLADEFEGLTLVDTNKDPKTRLQEFLQSRSCELPRYEVVDIQGEPHCRTFFVECEVVLLNNKSRGQGVSRRIAEQVAAASALIALGVENGND, from the coding sequence ATGAGTGCTCCCCTTGCCCGTCTGGAGCGAAAGCTCGGTTATACCTTCAAGAACCAGGACCAGATGCTCCTGGCACTGACCCATCGCAGTTACGCCGGGCGCAACAATGAGCGCCTGGAGTTTCTCGGTGACGCCATTCTCAACTTCGTCGCCGGCGAAGCGCTGTTCGAGCGCTTCCCGCAGGCCCGCGAAGGCCAGCTGTCGCGCCTGCGCGCGCGCCTGGTCAAGGGTGAGACCCTGGCCCGCCTGGCCCGTGGTTTCGACCTGGGCGATCACCTGCGCCTGGGTTCGGGTGAGCTCAAGAGCGGTGGCTTCCGCCGCGAGTCGATCCTGGCCGATGCCCTGGAGGCGCTGATTGGCGCCATCTACCTGGACGCCGACATGGAAACGGCCCGGGAGCGCGTGCTGGCCTGGCTGGCCGATGAGTTCGAAGGCCTGACCCTGGTCGATACCAACAAGGACCCGAAAACCCGCCTGCAGGAGTTCCTGCAGTCGCGCAGCTGCGAGCTGCCGCGTTACGAAGTGGTGGACATCCAGGGCGAACCGCACTGCCGGACCTTCTTCGTCGAATGCGAAGTGGTGCTGCTGAACAACAAGAGCCGTGGCCAAGGCGTTAGCCGGCGTATCGCCGAGCAAGTCGCTGCCGCGTCTGCACTGATCGCCCTGGGCGTGGAGAATGGCAATGACTGA
- the era gene encoding GTPase Era yields MTDSNPTRCGYVAIVGRPNVGKSTLLNHILGQKLAITSRKPQTTRHNMLGIKTEGDVQAIYVDTPGMHKANDKALNRYMNRNASAALKDVDVVIFVVDRTKWTDEDQLVLERVQYVTGPLIIAVNKTDRMEEKAELIPHLQWLQEQLPNAEVMPISAQQGHNLQALEAQIAKHLPENEHFFPEDQITDRSSRFLAAELVREKIMRQLGAELPYQITVEIEEFKQQGHVLHIHALILVERDGQKKIIIGDKGERIKRIGSEARKDMEVLFDSKVMLNLWVKVKGGWSDDERALRSLGYGDL; encoded by the coding sequence ATGACTGATAGCAACCCGACCCGCTGCGGCTACGTAGCCATTGTCGGCCGCCCGAACGTGGGCAAGTCGACCTTGCTCAACCACATCCTCGGCCAGAAGCTGGCGATCACCTCGCGCAAGCCGCAGACCACCCGCCACAACATGCTCGGCATCAAGACCGAGGGTGACGTGCAGGCGATCTACGTCGATACCCCCGGTATGCACAAGGCCAACGACAAGGCCTTGAACCGCTACATGAACCGCAACGCCTCGGCGGCCCTGAAGGACGTCGACGTGGTGATCTTCGTGGTCGACCGCACCAAATGGACCGATGAGGACCAACTGGTGCTGGAGCGCGTGCAGTACGTGACGGGCCCACTGATCATCGCGGTCAACAAGACCGACCGCATGGAAGAAAAGGCCGAACTGATCCCGCACCTGCAATGGCTGCAGGAGCAGTTGCCGAACGCCGAAGTGATGCCTATTTCCGCGCAGCAGGGGCACAACCTGCAGGCGCTGGAAGCACAGATCGCCAAGCACCTGCCTGAGAACGAGCACTTCTTCCCCGAAGACCAGATCACCGACCGCAGCAGCCGCTTCCTGGCCGCCGAACTGGTGCGCGAGAAGATCATGCGCCAGCTGGGTGCGGAATTGCCGTACCAGATCACCGTGGAAATTGAAGAATTCAAGCAGCAGGGTCATGTGCTGCACATCCATGCGCTGATCCTGGTCGAGCGCGACGGCCAGAAAAAGATCATCATTGGCGACAAGGGCGAGCGCATCAAGCGCATCGGCTCCGAGGCGCGCAAGGACATGGAGGTGCTGTTCGACTCCAAGGTCATGCTCAACTTGTGGGTCAAGGTGAAAGGCGGCTGGTCCGATGACGAGCGCGCCCTGCGCTCGCTGGGCTACGGCGACCTCTAA
- the recO gene encoding DNA repair protein RecO, producing the protein MEQPVGQPAYVLHSRAYKETSALVDFFTPQGRMRAVLRRARGKGGSLVRPFVPLELELRGRGELKNVGRMDSAGIATWLHGDALFSGLYLNELLMRLLPAEAPFPALFEHYTLTLQALAAGRPLEPLLRSFEWRLLDELGYAFSLHHDVNDQAIAVDGLYRLRVDAGLERVELVQPGLFRGTELLALAEADWDAPGALLAAKRLMRQALAVHLGAKPLVSRELFRKR; encoded by the coding sequence ATGGAACAACCTGTCGGCCAGCCAGCCTACGTGCTGCACAGCCGTGCCTACAAGGAAACCAGCGCGCTGGTGGACTTCTTCACCCCGCAGGGCCGCATGCGCGCCGTGCTGCGCCGTGCGCGTGGCAAGGGTGGCAGCCTGGTGCGGCCGTTCGTGCCGCTGGAGCTGGAACTGCGTGGGCGTGGCGAGCTGAAGAATGTCGGGCGCATGGACAGTGCCGGCATCGCCACCTGGCTGCATGGCGATGCCCTGTTCAGCGGGTTGTACCTCAACGAACTGCTCATGCGCCTGCTGCCCGCCGAAGCGCCTTTCCCGGCGCTGTTCGAGCACTACACCCTGACCTTGCAAGCCTTGGCCGCCGGTCGCCCGCTGGAGCCGCTGCTGCGCTCCTTCGAATGGCGGCTGCTGGACGAACTCGGTTACGCGTTTTCGTTGCACCACGACGTCAATGACCAGGCGATCGCGGTCGATGGCCTGTACCGCTTGCGTGTGGATGCCGGCCTGGAACGGGTCGAGCTGGTGCAACCCGGGCTGTTCCGCGGCACCGAACTGCTGGCCCTGGCCGAAGCCGACTGGGATGCCCCAGGTGCCTTGCTCGCCGCCAAGCGCCTGATGCGCCAGGCACTGGCGGTTCACCTCGGGGCAAAACCGCTGGTCAGCCGGGAACTGTTTCGCAAGCGCTGA
- the pdxJ gene encoding pyridoxine 5'-phosphate synthase — translation MLLGVNIDHVATLRQARGTRYPDPVKAALDAEEAGADGITVHLREDRRHIQERDVVLLKDVLQTRMNFEMGVTEEMMAFAEKIRPAHICLVPETRQELTTEGGLDVAGQEARIKAAVERLSRTGAEVSLFIDADERQIEASRRVGAPAIELHTGRYADAETPTEVAEELKRIVDGVAFGVGQGLIVNAGHGLHYHNVEAVAAIKGINELNIGHALVAHALFVGFKAAVAEMKALIVAASR, via the coding sequence ATGCTTCTCGGCGTAAACATCGACCACGTGGCGACCCTGCGCCAGGCCCGGGGCACGCGTTACCCTGATCCGGTCAAGGCTGCCCTGGATGCCGAGGAAGCAGGCGCCGATGGCATCACCGTGCACCTGCGTGAAGACCGCCGGCACATCCAGGAGCGTGACGTGGTGCTGCTCAAGGACGTGCTGCAGACCCGCATGAACTTCGAGATGGGCGTCACCGAAGAGATGATGGCCTTTGCCGAGAAGATCCGCCCGGCGCATATCTGCCTGGTACCCGAAACCCGTCAGGAGCTGACCACCGAAGGCGGCCTTGACGTGGCGGGCCAGGAAGCACGGATCAAGGCTGCGGTTGAGCGCCTGTCGCGTACCGGTGCCGAAGTGTCGCTGTTCATCGATGCCGACGAGCGGCAGATCGAGGCTTCGCGTCGCGTTGGCGCGCCTGCCATCGAGCTGCACACCGGGCGTTACGCCGATGCCGAAACCCCGACCGAAGTGGCCGAGGAACTCAAGCGTATCGTCGATGGCGTGGCGTTTGGCGTGGGGCAGGGGCTGATCGTCAATGCCGGCCACGGCTTGCATTACCACAACGTCGAGGCGGTGGCGGCAATCAAAGGCATCAATGAGCTGAACATCGGCCATGCGCTGGTGGCGCATGCGCTGTTCGTCGGCTTCAAGGCCGCTGTGGCCGAGATGAAGGCGCTGATCGTGGCCGCGTCGCGCTAA